In Camelus bactrianus isolate YW-2024 breed Bactrian camel chromosome 10, ASM4877302v1, whole genome shotgun sequence, a genomic segment contains:
- the LOC105066951 gene encoding LOW QUALITY PROTEIN: olfactory receptor 5B12-like (The sequence of the model RefSeq protein was modified relative to this genomic sequence to represent the inferred CDS: substituted 1 base at 1 genomic stop codon), which yields MTLMENISEVTEFLLIGLTDALKMQVPLFTIFTLTYLVTLIGNLGMIVLILLDSXLHTPMYFFLSNLSLVDCVYASTVTPRVMVGFLTGDKIISYNACATQMFFFAAFATVESFLLASMAFDRHAAVCKPLHYSTTMTSTMCALLVTSSYICGLVQSSIHVALTFHLPFCHSHLVNHFFCDIPPLLALSCSDIYTNEIVLFTLAAFNIFFTLLVILDSYLFIFIAILRMHSVEGQKKAFSTCASHLTTVSIFCGTIIFMYLQPSSSHSMDTDETASVFYTMVIPMLNPLVYSLRNKEVKSAFMKVGGKVKSSLGLAF from the coding sequence ATGACCCTGATGGAGAACATTTCAGAGGTGACTGAATTCCTTCTTATAGGGTTAACAGATGCCCTAAAGATGCAGGTCCCTTTATTTACAATCTTCACTCTGACTTACCTCGTCACTCTGATCGGGAACCTTGGGATGATCGTGTTGATTCTGTTGGACTCTTGACTCCACACTCCCATGTATTTTTTCCTCAGTAACCTCTCCCTTGTGGATTGTGTATATGCTTCCACTGTCACTCCCAGAGTAATGGTGGGGTTTCTCACGGGAGATAAGATTATATCTTACAATGCGTGTGCTACCCAGATGTTCTTCTTTGCAGCCTTTGCCACTGTTGAAAGTTTCCTCCTGGCCTCAATGGCCTTTGACCGCCATGCAGCTGTGTGTAAACCCCTGCATTACAGCACCACCATGACAAGTACTATGTGTGCCTTACTGGTCACCAGCTCCTACATCTGTGGACTCGTGCAATCTTCCATCCATGTTGCCCTGACTTTCCACCTCCCCTTCTGCCATTCCCACTTAGTCAATCACTTTTTCTGTGACATCCCCCCACTGCTGGCCCTCTCCTGCTCTGATATCTACACAAATGAGATTGTGCTCTTCACATTGGCCGCATTCAATATCTTTTTCACTCTCTTGGTTATCTTGGACTCttacttgttcatttttattgctatcCTGAGGATGCACTCAGTTGAGGGACAGAAAAAGGCATTCTCTACCTGTGCATCCCACCTCACCACTGTTTCCATCTTCTGTGGGACAATCATCTTCATGTACTTACAGCCCAGCTCCAGCCATTCCATGGACACAGACGAAACTGCATCTGTGTTCTACACCATGGTCATCCCCATGCTGAACCCTTTGGTCTACAGCCTGAGGAACAAAGAAGTTAAGAGTGCATTTATGAAGGTGGGTGGAAAAGTGAAGTCTTCATTGGGCTTAGCTTTCTGA